The window GGGACATCCTCCAGAACCTGGAGTCCGGCGAGCTGGACGAGGCCGGGCGCCCCCGGGTGACGCACCGCAAGGGCTCCAAGGTGTCCGCCGGGCAGCTGGGGCTGTTCGGTGGGGGAGAGACGGGGCCCGTCGCCCAGGCGCAGGGGGCTCCCGCTGTGCCCGCCGAGCACCTGAAGGTGCTGGAGGCCCTGCGCTCCACCGCGCTGGACACCACCACTCCGCTGGAGGCCCTCAACCTCCTGGCCCGGCTCCAGAAGGAGTTGAAGTAAAAGGGGGCTGAGCCAAGGAGGCTGCCCCGTGCAGTTCGCCATTCCCCACGCGCCCCGGCGCGTTCGCTTCACCCAGGTCCCCGGCGCCGTGGGGCGGCTCTTGCGTACGCTCGCCCTGGGGCTGCTGTTCATGGGCGTCCTTGGCGCGGGGGCCTCGTTCGTCGGGCGCTTCTTCCTCAAGGAGAGCGCTTTCCTCGCCCGCGCTCGCGAGGTGGAGGGGCTGGTGTCCCATGTGACGCTGCCGCCCCTGGAGAAGCGGCTGGAGGCCGAGGCCACCCTGGAGGTGCTCTACAGCGTCGATGAGGTGCAGCACTCCGTCAGCGGCGTGCGCACCTCCGCCGAGTACGCCGAGGGGCTCGGGCACGGGGCCAAGGTGAAGTTGCTGGTGGATCCCGAGCAGCCGGACCGTCCGCGCGAGGAGCGCTTCGCCCGCGAGCGCTCCGGGGCGATCAATCTGCTGCCCTGGGGGCTCGGGCTGGGGGCGCTGGGCGCCGTGGCCCTGTTCCTCCGCGAGCTGCGCCGCACCATCCGCGCGGAGCTGGAGCCCCTGCGCCTGGGCGCCCTGGTGTGGCTCACCCCCGAGGGGCCCCTGCCGGAGACGCGCAAGGAGATCATCTTCCCCGCCACCTACTTCCGGCAGGACGTGAAGCACTCCGTCCGCGTCCGCGCGCGCCCGGGCCGCTCCCCGGTGCGCAACGGGGAGAAGGTGCTCGCCGCCGTGGTGCCCCGCGAGCCGGACTGGGCCCGCGTCATCGACGAGGACCTGGCCCGGACTCTCGGTTGGATTCGTTGAGCCGC is drawn from Hyalangium ruber and contains these coding sequences:
- a CDS encoding DUF3592 domain-containing protein, producing the protein MQFAIPHAPRRVRFTQVPGAVGRLLRTLALGLLFMGVLGAGASFVGRFFLKESAFLARAREVEGLVSHVTLPPLEKRLEAEATLEVLYSVDEVQHSVSGVRTSAEYAEGLGHGAKVKLLVDPEQPDRPREERFARERSGAINLLPWGLGLGALGAVALFLRELRRTIRAELEPLRLGALVWLTPEGPLPETRKEIIFPATYFRQDVKHSVRVRARPGRSPVRNGEKVLAAVVPREPDWARVIDEDLARTLGWIR